From Centropristis striata isolate RG_2023a ecotype Rhode Island chromosome 16, C.striata_1.0, whole genome shotgun sequence, a single genomic window includes:
- the cln8 gene encoding protein CLN8, protein MDSDQQSSPLPQLSAEYFSWNYRLQLIGLGFAFYAGIFLLSHLVSSALFCTYNSLIAKEKVFWNLAATRAVFGIQSTVAGLRALTQDSLLTRDRVKGQEDWSWFNMLTATGFFVFENVALHSSSVVFRSFDLPLATHHFFALSGYAGGVVWDSMGHYLPMVTLLLEMSTPFTCISWMLLKAGWARTLFWKANQWVMIHSFHCRMVLTYYMWWVTVTHWEGINTHVALPVRLLFFSGLALLTLIINPLWTHKKTMQLLNPVDWNFGNKPVPQNGASEGQSEVSVKPHAS, encoded by the exons ATGGATTCTGACCAGCAGAGCAGCCCTCTTCCCCAGCTTAGTGCAGAATACTTTTCATGGAACTACCGCCTTCAGCTTATCGGCTTGGGCTTTGCCTTCTATGCAGGAATATTCCTCCTTTCCCACCTCGTGTCTTCAGCATTGTTCTGCACCTACAACTCCCTGATAGCTAAGGAGAAAGTTTTCTGGAACCTCGCAGCGACTCGGGCTGTGTTTGGCATCCAGAGTACTGTAGCCGGACTCCGAGCCTTGACCCAAGACTCATTGTTAaccagagacagagtgaagggacAAGAAGACTGGTCATGGTTCAACATGCTCACAGCCACAGGTTTCTTCGTGTTTGAGAATGTAGCACTTCACTCCTCCAGTGTGGTATTTCGGTCATTTGACCTCCCACTGGCTACGCACCATTTCTTCGCCCTGTCGGGTTATGCAGGAGGAGTGGTGTGGGATTCAATGGGCCACTATCTGCCAATGGTTACGCTGCTGCTGGAGATGAGCACGCCATTCACCTGTATATCCTGGATGTTACTGAAG GCTGGCTGGGCCCGCACTCTGTTTTGGAAAGCCAACCAGTGGGTGATGATCCACTCATTCCACTGTCGCATGGTGCTCACCTACTACATGTGGTGGGTAACTGTGACCCACTGGGAAGGGATCAACACCCATGTGGCTCTGCCCGTGCGCCTACTCTTCTTCTCTGGCCTCGCTCTGCTCACATTGATTATTAACCCCCTCTGGACACACAAGAAGACCATGCAGCTGCTGAATCCTGTTGACTGGAACTTTGGAAACAAGCCGGTGCCCCAAAACGGTGCCTCGGAGGGTCAGTCAGAAGTTTCTGTTAAACCCCACGCTAGTTGA